One stretch of Zootoca vivipara chromosome 8, rZooViv1.1, whole genome shotgun sequence DNA includes these proteins:
- the NAPG gene encoding gamma-soluble NSF attachment protein gives MAAQKINEGLEHIAKAEKYLKTGLLKWKPDYDSAATEYSKAAVAFKNAKQFDQAKEAYYKEALCQENNKALFHAAKAYEQVGMMLKEMKQHHDAVEMIQRASMMYLENGTPDTAAIALDRAGKVIENISPDKAIQLYQQTAAVFENEERLRQAVEMYGKASRLLVRGRRLDEAAVSIQKEKSLYKDIENYPTCYKKTIAQVLVHLHRNDYVAAEKCVRESCSIPGFSESEDCAALEQLLEGYDQQDQDQVSDVCNSPLFKYMDNDYAKLGLSLAVPGGGVKKKSPVTPQDKVGEPGEAASRGNEEDDDYASGLL, from the exons ATGGCTGCCCAGAAGATCAACGAAGGCTTGGAGCACATCGCTAAAGCGGAGAAATA TTTGAAAACTGGATTATTGAAATGGAAGCCAGACTATGATAGTGCAGCAACTGAATATTCAAAAGCAG ctgttgcttttaaaaatgctaaacaATTTGATCAGGCAAAAGAAGCCTATTATAAAGAAGCTCTCTGCCAGGAAAACAATAAAGC GCTCTTCCATGCTGCAAA agCTTATGAACAAGTCGGCATGATGTTAAAG gAGATGAAACAACATCATGATGCAGTGGAAATGATTCAGAGAGCCAGCATGATGTACCTGGAGAATGGAACACCTGACACAGCAGCTATAGCCCTGGATCGGGCTGGGAA AGTAATAGAAAATATCAGTCCAGACAAGGCTATACAACTTTATCAGCAGACAGCAGCAGTGTTTGAA AATGAAGAACGTTTACGACAAGCAGTTGAAATGTATGGAAAAGCTTCAAGGCTTTTAGTCAGAGGTCGCAG ACTAGATGAGGCTGCAGTATCTATTCAGAAGGAAAAGAGTCTTTATAAAGATATTGAAAACTATCCAACTTGTTACAAG aaaaCTATTGCTCAGGTCCTAGTTCATCTTCACAGAAATGACTATGTTGCTGCAGAAAAATGTGTCAGGGAAAGTTGTAG CATACCAGGCTTCAGTGAAAGTGAAGACTGTGCCGCATTGGAGCAGCTCCTAGAGGGGTACGATCAGCAAGACCAGGACCAAGTATCAGATGTGTGCAATTCACCACTCTTTAAATACATGGACAATGAT TATGCCAAGCTTGGCCTCTCATTGGCTGTCCCAGGAGGAGGTGTGAAGAAGAAATCCCCAGTTACTCCACAGGACAAAGTGGGTGAACCAGGTGAAGCAGCTTCCCGTGGAAATGAGGAAGATGACGATTATGCAAGTGGACTGCTGTAA